The window CAGATTTCTTATATGTAACGGCCGAAATATTATGTAGTAAAAAATGAAGGCCAAAAGCAGGAGCTTCCCCTCAAGGCAGCCTTTGAGGTATGAGAAAAGTTAGTTGTGGTTCTGAagtctaagagcatctccaaatggattctattttttcctctataatttacactaaaatagagtaactctattttaaagttgaATTTGCTTTAATGGttcattctataatagagtgaaatatagagtaatcttatttttttactccaaatatagagtgaaaaaacaaaaatactttatatttcactctattatagagtaactctattatatagtgaaccattggagcaaatccaactactctattttagagtgaaatatagaaaaaattataGTGTAGCATTGAAGATGGTCTAAAGGGAGCAACCAAGATGAAAGTAACTCACGAGAATGTTTCCAAAAGGAATGGTAAAAAGGGTAGATCGGTATGGAAAGCTTCATCTTCAATATCCCAAAACCGATTTGTGACTTTAATTCTCAAACCTTTCGACTTCCAAAAACTCTAGACTGGTcagtttcattaaaaaaaagccatttatttttttaacggTCTAAATTTTTGTTAGTTTGAATCTTTGTTGTAGTATCTTTCAACGAGTAATaggtaacaaatatttttagcgggtgATACATATTATTACAACAAGTTATAAGAAACAAGTACATGAGCAAGTCAGCCAAATAgtagaaaaatattaatatttgataCTTGATCCGTATTTGATAACGCCAAGCACTTGATTTTTCAAACCAAGTACTAACGAGTATAAATCGGGTAGCAAGTTAGAAATGGTTAAATCGAATAAAATCCgatagataacaaaaaaaaaaagagaagtaaaaacatattaataatttaatgtgAATGTTAGAAAGAATTTATCTTGCGCATGGATGTTAACTAATCACAGccttcaaaaatataacaaaaaatagaaataaagaaagaaagcaaTGTAAAGTGTGTAGGTACCAAGGTGTGAATGTATTCCATCGTTTAATAGAGAAAGCAATGAAAATAGTGTAGCATGTACTAGACAAAACAGTATACATTTAGCTTTCATTTATTTACTCAGCCTAAATTGGTTTCATTTAAcatctattaatatatagtatcATATATCTTATAGTATACTATTATGtatttatactatataaaaaaagtATAGCACTAGACAGTATAACACTATTGTGTTTATAGTTCGAGGGTAAAAACACGAAAAAGAGTGCTTCTGGTTATTGACTTCATTTTCCAGTCAGTAGTGTCATATTTTTAAGGCTTATTGAGAATTCACCCTTGAATAAGCTCTACAATAAATGAAGATCCATTGCTTGATTTTAAAGTCTTTaaccaaccaaacaaaaaaaggaagaagaagctcaTCTGCAATAAATAAGCCAATGAAACGTCATATGCAAGTTGGTTTATTATTACATTTATTTTCTCCAGGAGTTTACTAACGATTCTGAGAATGGCCAAGAAACATTTCTTTCAGCCCCTTCTTCCTGGCTTCCACAGTCACTTGGtactctgtctctctctctccctctcccttcTTCTATATCTGTCTTGTCTCTTTTTAAGAAACGAACTGAGAGATGGTTTTGTATTTTGCATGTTGCTTCAGACAATTCCTgtagccttcttctccaaacaTATACAAGGAAGAAATGATCAGAAGACTACGGCGAAGCTTACGTCAGACGCAGCGTCGGAGAAAACATGGGAAGTGAAGACAGAAGATGGCCGAAGACTCACTGATGGTTGGAAAGAGTTCGCTCTTGCGCACGATCTTCGAGTGGGTGACATTCTCATTTTCAGACAAGAGAAAGATATGACTTTCCACGTGACACTATTTGGACCAAGTTGCTGTGAGATTCAATATGACTCGTGTTTAGACGACAAGAACAACATAGGTGAGTTATTTTGTTCTGAGAACTAACAAAGTCTAAGCTTATATGTTGAAGTAGTTTGACTTTTTGCATGTTGAAGTAGTTTGACTATTTGCATGTTGAAGTAGTTTGACTATATACATGttagatttattattttcttcttttttcttcaggGAAGATTAACTCTAAGAAGAATAATCCAAAAAGAGAAGCAGagtgttcttcttcttcagatccCTCTTGTTTCTTGGCCAATGTCATGCCTTCGACCCTACGCTATGACTCACTGGTAATCTACTCTTAATACTTACTAGTAGGATCTgtagtttgataaaaaaaaactcatgttGTATAATTGTAATGAATTTTCCAGAATCTTCCAATGAGTTTTGTGAGGGCAAATGGTCTAGAGACAAGATGTGGAGATATTGTTCTGATGAATGAAAAAGGCAGATCATGGACTTTATCTTTAAAACAAAGACTGTGTGGAAGAAGTTACATCGCACGAGGGTGGAGAAGTTTCTTTAGTGCCAATGGACTCAAGGCTGGAGATTTTTTCACTTTcaaactcatcaaaagaggtGGAACACTAGTTCTTCTACATAAGTCTCCCTCCCACAGAGAACCCAAAGAAAATGAGGGCTCAGAAGCTGATGATGAAATAGAGTCTCTTTCCACAGAATCTGACAGCGATGAAGAGAGCAACCAAGATGAGAAAAGCCTCATCAAGAGGCGTATATCAATATGGAAAGCTTCATCTTCACCATCCCAAAACAGCTCTGTGACATTAACTCTTAAACCTTACAATGTCATAAAGTGTGTACTGGTTAGTTTCATCACTCAAAAGCCAATATTGTCTTTTCCATTCTAttgtgtttgattttttttcttttaaatcttCAAAGCTAATTGTGTAAAGACAGGTGAATCAGTCAAGTTGAAGCTGATTTGGGAAGAAGACACGAGTTGTGTCCTTAAGTTCTGCTCCAAGGTGAAGCCATAAATTGAAAAACTGTTTCAGCTTGATTTAGTGCCAAAAGACAAACTGAAACAAATCaatgttgctcttcttctcttttagGTAAGATTTAACAATGGTTTGCTTAGTTTGTATGTTATTTGAAGTATGTTGTAGGATCTGTGTTGTTTGTGAATGTTAGACTGATCTTTGGTTCAGGATTACTATTATTTCATCGGATCTCGACTTGTCACAATAACACTAATAAAACCACCAATGCCAGGAAAGATTAAAATTACATCATATGAGaggtaatataaattaatatatatatataaacatcttTAAAGAGATGATTATTATTTTCAGCCaaagtttttttcaaaaatactaaaatgatgatttttgttttaatgaaatttaatgTACTTTTTAAGATTTCTATACCTAAAACTCTTGATAAAATATGATGTGAAACTATCAATGGAAGTTAATATAtacaatcaatttttttttccagtgaAGCACATATTAACATTCAAAACCTAAATACTTCGCTAAAGTTTAAACAGTTGTAAAATATTATCATGTAACTAAATTGATTCAGCATTGCCTTCCATTGTTGACtaaaaaagatattaaaaaagtaTTTGCAGCTAATTAGTCTTACAAGTGAAGTGAAAAAGAAGCTGTGTTTATGAATAGCTAAGAATGTGTGGATGTTCTTCCCAGAAACAGCGTTCGATGATGTTGCAATGATCTACCACCACTTCTCCCTCCAGTCTCAGTTTCTTCCCAGAGACAACTCCATTCTCCACTGCAGCAGCTTCCTGAAAATGAATATATTCAGACAACTATTTAACAGGTAAACAAACTACAAAGCTCTTCAATGTTCTTCCTAAGATATGGAGTTCTGTAGCCAGTCCATTTGTACATATCTTCTTTCCAAACAAAGAGAAAATGCTAACCTTTAAGCGGAATACAGAGGAACCCATTCGAAAGATTAGAG of the Brassica rapa cultivar Chiifu-401-42 chromosome A03, CAAS_Brap_v3.01, whole genome shotgun sequence genome contains:
- the LOC103857684 gene encoding B3 domain-containing protein REM14 isoform X1, which gives rise to MAKKHFFQPLLPGFHSHLVLCLSLSLSLLLYLSCLFLRNELRDGFVFCMLLQTIPVAFFSKHIQGRNDQKTTAKLTSDAASEKTWEVKTEDGRRLTDGWKEFALAHDLRVGDILIFRQEKDMTFHVTLFGPSCCEIQYDSCLDDKNNIGKINSKKNNPKREAECSSSSDPSCFLANVMPSTLRYDSLNLPMSFVRANGLETRCGDIVLMNEKGRSWTLSLKQRLCGRSYIARGWRSFFSANGLKAGDFFTFKLIKRGGTLVLLHKSPSHREPKENEGSEADDEIESLSTESDSDEESNQDEKSLIKRRISIWKASSSPSQNSSVTLTLKPYNVIKCVLTGESVKLKLIWEEDTSCVLKFCSKVKP
- the LOC103857684 gene encoding B3 domain-containing protein REM14 isoform X4 → MAKKHFFQPLLPGFHSHLTIPVAFFSKHIQGRNDQKTTAKLTSDAASEKTWEVKTEDGRRLTDGWKEFALAHDLRVGDILIFRQEKDMTFHVTLFGPSCCEIQYDSCLDDKNNIGKINSKKNNPKREAECSSSSDPSCFLANVMPSTLRYDSLNLPMSFVRANGLETRCGDIVLMNEKGRSWTLSLKQRLCGRSYIARGWRSFFSANGLKAGDFFTFKLIKRGGTLVLLHKSPSHREPKENEGSEADDEIESLSTESDSDEESNQDEKSLIKRRISIWKASSSPSQNSSVTLTLKPYNVIKCVLTGESVKLKLIWEEDTSCVLKFCSKVKP
- the LOC103857684 gene encoding putative B3 domain-containing protein REM15 isoform X3 — encoded protein: MAKKHFFQPLLPGFHSHLVLCLSLSLSLLLYLSCLFLRNELRDGFVFCMLLQTIPVAFFSKHIQGRNDQKTTAKLTSDAASEKTWEVKTEDGRRLTDGWKEFALAHDLRVGDILIFRQEKDMTFHVTLFGPSCCEIQYDSCLDDKNNIGKINSKKNNPKREAECSSSSDPSCFLANVMPSTLRYDSLNLPMSFVRANGLETRCGDIVLMNEKGRSWTLSLKQRLCGRSYIARGWRSFFSANGLKAGDFFTFKLIKRGGTLVLLHKSPSHREPKENEGSEADDEIESLSTESDSDEESNQDEKSLIKRRISIWKASSSPSQNSSVTLTLKPYNVIKCVLLIV
- the LOC103857684 gene encoding putative B3 domain-containing protein REM15 isoform X2, which codes for MAKKHFFQPLLPGFHSHLVLCLSLSLSLLLYLSCLFLRNELRDGFVFCMLLQTIPVAFFSKHIQGRNDQKTTAKLTSDAASEKTWEVKTEDGRRLTDGWKEFALAHDLRVGDILIFRQEKDMTFHVTLFGPSCCEIQYDSCLDDKNNIGKINSKKNNPKREAECSSSSDPSCFLANVMPSTLRYDSLNLPMSFVRANGLETRCGDIVLMNEKGRSWTLSLKQRLCGRSYIARGWRSFFSANGLKAGDFFTFKLIKRGGTLVLLHKSPSHREPKENEGSEADDEIESLSTESDSDEESNQDEKSLIKRRISIWKASSSPSQNSSVTLTLKPYNVIKCVLVNQSS